Proteins encoded in a region of the Malaciobacter mytili LMG 24559 genome:
- a CDS encoding BCCT family transporter, which yields MEKKLNKNVFFISSGLILALALFASIFPSNANDFFQKLQNIIVENGSWFYVLTVAIILITVAYLAFSKYGDIKLGPDHSTADYSYLSWFAMLFSAGMGIGLMFFGVAEPVMHFLNPPVGDGKTVEAAREAMKITFFHWGLHAWAIYAIVAIILAFFSYRHNLPLTLRSALYPIIGDKIYGPIGHTVDIFAVIGTLFGVATSLGYGVLQVNTGLNYLWDIPVNTTSQVVLIIGITALATISVTTGLDKGIKKLSELNILLAVILLVFILLVGPTIFLLKAYVQNIGAYASNLLNSTFNLYAYEKTDWIGGWTILYWAWWISWSPFVGLFIARISRGRTIREFTLGVLLVPTGFTLMWMTFFGNSAINLILNEGITALGSTVSNDVTIALFAFLENFSFSGITSFFATIMVIIFFVTSADSGSMVIDMLCSNGNNNTPIWQRVYWAVGEGVIASILIIAGGLAALQTMTIASALPFSIILLVATYGLIKALRVDIAKKESLQYNVTPFTPSQTKDNWDTRLSNIIKYPSKTNVKKFIQTIAKPAFIDIETQLRKHDLDATIKEDDKNEKITLIVNIGEEGNFGENKNFIYEVRLVERTKPNFAQDEKENSLKQEEELYYCAEVHLIEGGQDYDIMGWSKEGVRNDIVDHYQKHMHFIHLLS from the coding sequence ATGGAAAAAAAATTAAATAAAAATGTATTTTTTATTTCATCTGGACTTATTTTGGCATTGGCACTTTTTGCTTCAATATTTCCAAGTAATGCCAATGATTTTTTTCAAAAACTACAAAATATTATTGTAGAAAATGGAAGTTGGTTTTATGTTTTAACTGTTGCTATTATTTTAATTACTGTTGCTTATTTAGCCTTTTCAAAATATGGGGATATAAAATTAGGCCCTGATCATTCAACTGCTGATTATTCATATCTATCTTGGTTTGCTATGCTTTTTTCTGCTGGAATGGGAATTGGTCTTATGTTTTTTGGGGTGGCTGAACCTGTTATGCACTTTTTAAATCCTCCAGTTGGTGATGGAAAAACAGTTGAAGCAGCAAGAGAAGCTATGAAAATCACTTTCTTTCACTGGGGATTACATGCTTGGGCTATTTATGCAATAGTAGCTATAATCTTAGCTTTTTTTAGTTATAGACACAATCTTCCTCTTACTCTAAGGTCTGCTTTATATCCCATAATTGGAGATAAAATATATGGCCCAATAGGACATACTGTTGATATTTTTGCAGTAATTGGAACACTTTTTGGAGTAGCAACTTCACTTGGATATGGAGTTTTACAAGTAAATACAGGACTTAATTATCTTTGGGATATTCCTGTTAATACAACTTCACAAGTGGTATTAATCATAGGTATAACAGCACTTGCGACTATTTCAGTAACAACAGGACTTGATAAAGGAATAAAAAAGTTATCTGAGCTAAATATCTTATTAGCAGTAATTTTACTTGTATTTATCTTACTTGTAGGTCCTACTATTTTTTTACTTAAAGCATATGTTCAAAATATAGGAGCTTATGCTTCAAACTTACTAAATAGTACTTTTAATTTATATGCTTATGAAAAAACTGATTGGATTGGGGGTTGGACAATTTTATATTGGGCATGGTGGATTTCATGGTCACCTTTTGTGGGGCTTTTCATTGCAAGAATCTCAAGAGGTAGAACAATTAGAGAGTTTACATTAGGTGTTTTATTAGTCCCAACAGGATTTACTTTAATGTGGATGACTTTTTTTGGAAATTCTGCTATTAATTTAATTTTAAATGAAGGTATTACAGCTTTAGGAAGTACCGTATCAAATGATGTAACAATTGCACTTTTTGCATTTTTAGAAAATTTTAGTTTTAGTGGTATAACTTCATTTTTTGCAACTATAATGGTAATTATATTTTTTGTAACTTCAGCTGATTCTGGTTCTATGGTAATAGATATGCTTTGTTCAAATGGAAATAATAATACTCCTATTTGGCAAAGGGTATATTGGGCTGTTGGAGAGGGAGTTATAGCTTCTATTTTAATAATAGCTGGAGGCTTAGCAGCCTTACAAACAATGACAATAGCAAGTGCTTTACCTTTTTCTATTATTTTATTAGTAGCCACATATGGTCTTATAAAAGCATTAAGGGTTGATATAGCTAAAAAAGAGAGCTTACAATACAATGTTACTCCATTTACCCCTAGTCAAACTAAGGATAATTGGGATACTAGATTAAGTAATATAATAAAATATCCATCAAAAACAAATGTAAAAAAGTTTATACAAACTATTGCAAAACCTGCATTTATTGATATTGAGACACAGTTAAGAAAACATGATTTAGATGCCACAATAAAAGAAGATGATAAAAATGAAAAAATCACTTTAATTGTAAATATAGGAGAAGAGGGAAATTTTGGAGAAAATAAAAACTTTATTTATGAAGTAAGATTAGTTGAAAGAACAAAACCAAATTTTGCTCAAGATGAAAAAGAAAACTCTTTAAAACAAGAAGAAGAGTTATACTATTGTGCAGAAGTTCACCTAATAGAAGGTGGGCAAGATTATGATATTATGGGTTGGTCAAAAGAAGGTGTTAGAAATGATATAGTTGATCACTACCAAAAACATATGCACTTTATTCATCTACTTAGTTAG
- a CDS encoding TIGR00282 family metallophosphoesterase, with product MRIAFIGDIVGRPGRKIIKENLQKIKNEFSIDFIIANAENASHGFGLTIKNCDELLKCGVNIITGGNHSFDKRADMMTLLETKPVLRPDNYPKGLIGSGVRVAEVNGEKLAVINLMGQFAMPTVENPFNWATQLIDSLHNEGIKNIFIDFHAEATSEKRVLFMMLKNKVSAICGTHTHVGTDDLQISDNTAYLTDIGLTGCRDNVIGMDKKIPILKATTGLGGHFEIPSTCKTILQIMVVDIQEGKAINAFKIKKLCNKQELILTNAIID from the coding sequence ATGAGAATAGCTTTTATTGGAGATATAGTAGGAAGACCTGGACGAAAAATAATAAAAGAGAATCTTCAAAAAATTAAAAATGAATTTTCTATTGATTTTATTATTGCAAATGCTGAAAATGCTTCCCATGGATTTGGATTAACTATAAAAAATTGTGATGAATTATTAAAATGTGGAGTTAATATAATAACAGGAGGGAATCACTCTTTTGATAAAAGAGCTGATATGATGACACTTCTTGAAACTAAACCAGTTCTAAGACCTGATAATTACCCTAAAGGTTTAATAGGAAGTGGAGTAAGAGTTGCTGAGGTAAATGGTGAAAAATTAGCAGTAATAAATCTAATGGGACAGTTTGCAATGCCAACTGTTGAAAATCCTTTTAATTGGGCAACTCAATTAATAGACTCACTGCATAATGAAGGTATAAAAAATATTTTTATTGATTTTCATGCAGAAGCTACAAGTGAAAAAAGAGTTCTTTTTATGATGCTAAAAAATAAAGTAAGTGCTATTTGTGGTACACATACTCATGTGGGAACAGATGATTTACAAATTAGTGATAACACAGCATATTTAACAGATATTGGATTAACAGGTTGTAGGGATAATGTAATAGGAATGGATAAAAAAATACCTATTTTAAAAGCTACAACAGGACTTGGAGGACATTTTGAAATACCTTCAACTTGTAAAACAATTTTGCAAATAATGGTTGTGGATATACAAGAAGGTAAAGCAATTAATGCTTTTAAGATTAAAAAATTATGTAATAAGCAAGAATTGATTCTTACAAATGCAATCATTGACTAA
- a CDS encoding 3-methyladenine DNA glycosylase, with protein MQSLTNSYELLVFLKEQNLLENSPKFWWPSSDDFEILVGAILTQNTKWINVEKSLQNLKKLELLSLETLANADINLLINAIAPSGFKNQKASRLKLLCKNIIKTFETFETFQKSVTSSWLLKQKGIGLETKDAILCYCCHQEYMVVDKYTAKLLLRFGYEFDTYEDIQTWLVYGINENYDKIVKLYGYEISLNEIYCKFHGKIVEFMKRNPKD; from the coding sequence ATGCAATCATTGACTAACTCTTATGAACTTTTAGTTTTTCTAAAAGAGCAAAATTTACTAGAAAACTCTCCTAAATTTTGGTGGCCTAGTAGTGATGATTTTGAAATTTTAGTAGGAGCTATATTAACTCAAAATACAAAATGGATAAATGTAGAAAAATCTTTACAAAACCTAAAAAAATTAGAACTTCTATCTTTAGAAACTTTAGCAAATGCAGATATTAATCTTCTTATAAATGCAATTGCCCCAAGTGGTTTTAAAAATCAAAAAGCAAGTAGATTAAAGCTTTTATGTAAAAATATAATAAAGACTTTTGAAACTTTTGAAACTTTTCAAAAAAGTGTTACTTCTTCTTGGTTATTAAAACAAAAAGGAATTGGATTAGAGACAAAAGATGCAATTTTATGTTATTGTTGCCATCAAGAGTATATGGTTGTGGACAAATATACAGCAAAGTTATTGTTAAGATTTGGGTATGAATTTGATACATATGAGGATATACAGACATGGTTGGTATATGGAATTAATGAAAATTACGATAAAATAGTCAAGCTTTATGGCTATGAAATATCTCTAAATGAGATTTATTGTAAATTTCATGGCAAAATTGTTGAATTTATGAAACGAAATCCAAAGGATTAA
- a CDS encoding P-loop NTPase family protein: MIIIPQTKGGVGKSTVAMQVIAPYLYKKHGKKITYIEIDDENNDSKSFTRTEIVDKRMLGTNKLTELDELILMDDNHEIIVDVGGNKTSSLVLEEIKKVGSFGNVKWIIPLGDGELDGKNAIATMKKIKKIESNPEENMIFALNRAVSMEPDYIEEQYINFFGHKYLDSNSVLCDFVKNPKYFPVKNDKIITMSRYLGSTVWEMAYNNTDFAAKAIKAKELGDIEGARKYLFFRRIQTEAKDYVLGVLNRIFLDLDRWIDIKK, from the coding sequence ATGATTATAATTCCACAGACAAAGGGTGGTGTAGGAAAATCAACTGTTGCTATGCAAGTTATTGCACCATATCTTTATAAAAAACATGGTAAGAAAATTACTTATATAGAAATAGATGATGAAAACAATGATAGTAAGTCTTTTACAAGAACTGAAATTGTTGATAAAAGAATGTTAGGAACAAATAAACTAACTGAATTAGATGAACTAATTTTAATGGATGATAATCATGAGATTATTGTTGATGTTGGTGGAAATAAGACATCATCTTTAGTATTAGAAGAGATTAAAAAAGTTGGTTCTTTTGGAAATGTAAAATGGATTATTCCCTTAGGTGATGGTGAGCTAGATGGGAAAAATGCAATTGCAACTATGAAAAAAATTAAAAAAATTGAAAGCAATCCAGAAGAAAATATGATATTTGCACTAAATAGAGCAGTATCTATGGAACCTGATTATATTGAAGAACAATATATTAATTTTTTTGGACATAAATATTTAGATAGTAACTCAGTATTATGTGATTTTGTAAAAAATCCAAAATATTTCCCTGTTAAAAATGATAAGATAATTACTATGAGTAGGTATCTTGGAAGTACAGTATGGGAAATGGCTTATAACAATACAGATTTTGCTGCTAAAGCTATAAAAGCAAAAGAATTAGGGGATATAGAAGGTGCTAGAAAATATCTTTTCTTTAGAAGAATTCAAACAGAAGCAAAAGATTATGTACTTGGTGTATTAAATAGAATTTTTCTTGATTTAGATAGATGGATAGACATTAAAAAATGA
- the ubiE gene encoding bifunctional demethylmenaquinone methyltransferase/2-methoxy-6-polyprenyl-1,4-benzoquinol methylase UbiE has translation MSKQEKIVSMFNDIAGTYDITNRVLSMGIDKTWRNKACRLAFDFYGKNEIEKIVDVACGTGDMIDYWIKIAKDNRIKLDNIVGVDPSVGMMDVAKKKLPEVQFIEAGAASMPLEDSIADIISISYGIRNVVQRQEAFFEFARVLKQNGLVVICEFTKNEKKNPIDYITDFYINKILPTIGGLISKNKEAYTYLPNSIDEFLTTENLCKELKIAGLEPIYAKAFSMNISTLIIARKI, from the coding sequence ATGAGCAAACAAGAAAAAATTGTATCAATGTTTAATGATATTGCTGGAACTTATGATATTACAAATAGAGTTCTTAGTATGGGAATTGATAAAACTTGGAGAAATAAAGCTTGTAGATTAGCTTTTGATTTTTATGGAAAAAATGAAATAGAAAAAATTGTTGATGTTGCTTGTGGAACAGGTGATATGATAGATTATTGGATAAAAATAGCAAAAGATAATAGAATTAAACTTGATAATATTGTTGGTGTTGATCCAAGTGTTGGGATGATGGATGTTGCAAAGAAAAAACTTCCAGAAGTGCAGTTTATTGAAGCTGGTGCTGCTTCTATGCCTTTAGAAGATTCAATTGCAGATATTATTTCTATTTCTTATGGGATTAGAAATGTTGTTCAAAGACAAGAGGCTTTTTTTGAATTTGCTAGAGTTTTAAAGCAAAATGGATTAGTGGTAATTTGTGAATTTACAAAAAATGAAAAGAAAAATCCAATAGATTATATAACTGATTTTTATATAAATAAAATTTTACCTACAATTGGTGGATTAATCTCTAAAAATAAAGAGGCTTACACATATCTTCCAAATTCAATTGATGAGTTTTTAACAACTGAAAATTTATGTAAAGAGCTAAAAATTGCAGGTTTAGAACCAATTTATGCAAAAGCTTTTTCTATGAATATTTCAACTTTAATCATAGCTAGAAAAATATAA
- the xseA gene encoding exodeoxyribonuclease VII large subunit produces the protein MNAPLSVTALNTQIKSLLETTFLDVYVEGEVSNLTYHNSGHIYFSIKDENSTISCVMFKGNTKYLKFQLEVGLKILIRGNITAYTPRGSYQLLCTRIDPSGQGALALAFEQLRNKLQALGYFNPENKKSLPKYPKKIAIVTSPTGAAIEDMKKVATNRWPLVEFILVPSLVQGVEAKFDIATSIKYADSLNCDIMIVGRGGGSIEDLWAFNEEIVAMAIYEAKTPVISAVGHEVDFLISDFIADVRAATPSNAIEIALPDINEHRIYMDNLEYEFNNKFKNILYSKEQNIIYLKRMYEQNSLETRFNLIASEIKMLNLSFDNSFKNIISSYQNSLNLLKNSYDLSNPKNKEKKGFVQLSKDEKIIDLDEVKVNDIVSLQTPNYIAFAKIENIKKQ, from the coding sequence ATGAACGCACCTCTTAGTGTAACTGCTTTAAATACTCAAATAAAATCCCTTTTAGAAACCACTTTTTTAGATGTATATGTTGAAGGGGAAGTTTCAAATTTAACTTATCATAACTCTGGACATATATATTTTTCTATAAAAGATGAAAATTCAACCATTTCATGTGTTATGTTTAAAGGTAATACAAAATATTTAAAGTTTCAATTGGAAGTAGGATTAAAAATCTTAATTAGAGGAAATATTACTGCATATACTCCAAGGGGAAGCTATCAGTTATTATGCACAAGAATAGATCCTTCTGGACAAGGGGCTTTAGCTTTGGCTTTTGAGCAATTAAGAAATAAGCTTCAAGCTTTAGGATATTTTAATCCTGAAAATAAAAAATCTCTTCCAAAATATCCTAAAAAAATAGCTATTGTAACCTCTCCCACAGGTGCAGCAATTGAGGATATGAAAAAAGTAGCAACAAATAGATGGCCATTGGTTGAATTTATTTTAGTTCCTAGTTTAGTTCAAGGAGTTGAAGCAAAGTTTGATATTGCCACATCAATAAAATATGCAGATAGTTTAAATTGTGATATTATGATTGTTGGACGAGGTGGGGGAAGTATAGAAGATTTATGGGCTTTTAATGAAGAAATAGTTGCAATGGCAATATATGAAGCAAAAACTCCTGTTATTTCAGCTGTTGGTCATGAAGTTGATTTTTTAATTAGTGATTTTATTGCTGATGTAAGAGCTGCTACTCCTTCAAATGCAATTGAAATAGCCCTTCCTGATATAAATGAACATAGAATTTATATGGATAATTTGGAATATGAATTTAATAATAAGTTTAAAAATATTTTATATTCAAAAGAACAAAATATAATATATTTAAAAAGAATGTATGAACAAAATTCTCTTGAAACAAGATTTAATCTTATTGCTTCTGAGATAAAAATGTTAAATTTAAGTTTTGATAATAGTTTTAAAAATATTATAAGTTCTTATCAAAATAGTTTAAATTTATTAAAAAATTCATATGATTTAAGTAATCCTAAAAATAAAGAAAAAAAAGGTTTTGTTCAACTAAGTAAGGATGAAAAAATAATAGATTTGGATGAAGTAAAAGTAAATGATATTGTATCTTTACAAACACCAAATTATATAGCTTTTGCTAAAATTGAAAATATTAAAAAACAATAA